A portion of the Adhaeribacter radiodurans genome contains these proteins:
- a CDS encoding type I restriction endonuclease subunit R, which produces MAKQPEQVLEEQLVTQLQKLGYSLVLLKDEKGLLANLKAQLEKHNNIQFTAKDFEKVLNILNKGSVFEKAKTLQEKQHIIKDNGDNLYFEFINTEHWCQNQFQVTQQVSVEGKYKNRYDVTLLINGLPLVQIELKLRGLELKEAFNQINRYQRHSFGANSALFQYVQIFVISNGVNTKYYANNKNQSFKQTFYWSDAHNKRLTNILNGFTSEFLEPCHISKMICKYIVLSEAHKILMVLRPYQFYAVEALIDRVKNTQKNGYIWHTTGSGKTLTSFKASQILTSLPQVKKVVFVVDRKDLDYQTTKEFNSFSKGSIDGIDNTKALVKQFSDDTKLIVTTIQKLNTAISKKQYLEKMEKLKDERIIFIFDECHRSQFGETHNRIKAFFRNIQLFGFTGTPIFADNAVKNELGKRTTTELFGDCLHKYVITDAIKDENVLKFSVEYVGRYKQKDDSPNHIDIEVEDIDTKELMESPVRLDKIADYILANHARKTHNREFTAMFCVSSVETLIKYYDILHQKKEAGQHHLKIATIFSYATNEDDKDANGFLPEELSVAEEPRVLYGLQSHSREKLDEFIGHYNKLFDTKFSTKDSESFYNYYNDISKKVKERKIDILLVVNMFLTGFDSPTLSTLYVDKNLKYHGLIQAYSRTNRILNEQKSQGNIVVFRNLKKATDDAIALFSNKDAKDIIIMEPYEDYAKKFTEAFIQLLKIAPTVNSVNDLQTEEDELEFIKAFRELMRIKNVLTTFADFKWEDLAMAEQHFEDYKSKYLDLHDKVKSDHQKEKVSILEDVDFELELLHRDEINVTYILKLLAKLKDAKPKDQEKKKKEIIDLLSGEASLRSKRELIEKFIAENLPNLEDSEEIEEEFEKYWNTEQVKAFQELVKEENLAEDKTEKIIEDYLFAERAPLRDEVLDLIQGDKPTILQRKKVGDRILNKIIDFVNTFINGTTGS; this is translated from the coding sequence ATGGCTAAACAACCCGAACAAGTATTAGAAGAACAGTTAGTGACTCAATTACAAAAATTGGGCTACAGCTTGGTATTATTGAAAGACGAAAAAGGCCTGTTAGCCAATTTAAAAGCCCAACTCGAAAAACACAACAATATTCAGTTCACGGCTAAAGACTTTGAGAAAGTTTTAAATATTCTGAACAAAGGTTCAGTTTTCGAGAAAGCCAAAACGCTCCAGGAAAAGCAGCACATTATAAAAGATAACGGCGATAACTTATACTTCGAGTTTATCAATACCGAGCACTGGTGCCAAAACCAGTTTCAGGTAACGCAACAGGTAAGCGTGGAAGGCAAATACAAAAACCGTTACGATGTTACTTTATTAATAAACGGTTTGCCCCTGGTACAAATAGAACTGAAACTCCGGGGCCTGGAACTAAAAGAAGCTTTTAACCAGATAAACCGTTACCAGCGCCATTCGTTTGGGGCTAATTCGGCTTTGTTCCAGTACGTGCAAATATTTGTTATCAGCAACGGGGTAAACACCAAGTACTACGCCAACAATAAAAACCAATCGTTTAAGCAAACCTTTTACTGGAGCGATGCCCACAACAAACGCTTAACCAATATTTTAAATGGCTTTACCAGCGAGTTTTTAGAGCCTTGCCATATTTCTAAAATGATATGCAAGTACATTGTACTCAGCGAGGCACATAAAATATTAATGGTGCTACGGCCTTACCAATTCTACGCCGTTGAAGCCTTGATTGACCGGGTAAAAAACACCCAGAAAAACGGTTACATCTGGCATACCACCGGTTCGGGTAAAACCCTTACCTCGTTTAAGGCCAGCCAAATTTTAACCAGTCTGCCGCAAGTAAAAAAAGTTGTTTTTGTAGTAGACCGCAAAGATTTAGATTACCAAACCACCAAAGAATTTAACTCCTTCAGTAAAGGCAGCATCGATGGCATCGATAACACCAAAGCCCTGGTAAAACAGTTCTCCGACGATACCAAACTCATTGTTACCACCATTCAAAAACTAAATACGGCCATTAGCAAAAAGCAGTATTTAGAAAAAATGGAAAAGCTGAAAGACGAACGAATTATCTTTATTTTCGACGAGTGCCACCGTTCGCAGTTCGGCGAAACCCACAACCGCATTAAAGCCTTCTTCCGGAACATTCAATTATTTGGGTTTACCGGCACGCCTATTTTTGCCGATAATGCCGTTAAAAATGAATTAGGCAAACGCACCACCACCGAGCTTTTCGGCGACTGCCTGCACAAATACGTGATTACCGATGCCATAAAAGACGAAAACGTTTTAAAATTCTCGGTAGAATACGTAGGCCGCTACAAACAAAAAGACGACAGCCCAAACCACATTGATATTGAGGTAGAAGATATTGATACCAAAGAATTAATGGAATCGCCGGTGCGCTTAGATAAAATTGCCGATTACATTCTAGCCAATCACGCCCGCAAAACCCACAATCGCGAATTTACCGCCATGTTTTGCGTGAGCAGCGTCGAAACCCTGATTAAATACTACGACATTCTGCACCAGAAAAAGGAAGCTGGGCAGCATCATTTAAAAATTGCTACTATTTTCAGCTACGCCACCAATGAAGACGATAAAGATGCCAACGGCTTTTTACCCGAAGAACTATCGGTAGCCGAAGAACCCCGCGTTTTGTATGGTTTGCAATCTCACAGCCGCGAAAAGCTGGATGAGTTTATCGGGCATTACAACAAATTATTCGATACCAAATTCTCTACCAAAGACAGCGAATCGTTTTACAACTACTACAACGATATTTCTAAAAAAGTAAAAGAGCGGAAAATTGATATTCTGTTGGTAGTAAATATGTTCCTGACCGGTTTCGACAGTCCTACGCTAAGCACCTTGTACGTTGATAAAAATTTAAAATACCACGGCCTGATACAAGCTTATTCCCGCACCAACCGGATTTTAAACGAACAAAAATCCCAAGGGAATATTGTGGTGTTCCGCAACCTCAAAAAGGCCACCGATGATGCTATTGCTCTTTTTAGCAACAAAGACGCAAAGGACATTATTATCATGGAGCCTTACGAAGATTACGCGAAGAAATTCACCGAAGCCTTTATCCAACTCCTAAAAATTGCGCCTACAGTAAACAGCGTTAATGATTTACAAACCGAAGAAGACGAACTGGAATTTATAAAAGCATTCCGGGAGCTGATGCGGATTAAAAACGTACTCACCACTTTTGCCGATTTTAAGTGGGAAGATTTGGCTATGGCCGAGCAGCATTTCGAAGACTACAAAAGCAAATACCTCGACCTCCACGACAAAGTAAAATCCGACCACCAGAAAGAAAAAGTTTCTATTCTCGAAGACGTAGACTTTGAACTCGAACTTTTGCACCGCGACGAGATAAACGTAACCTATATTTTAAAATTGCTGGCTAAACTAAAAGATGCCAAGCCAAAAGACCAGGAAAAGAAGAAGAAAGAAATTATAGATCTGCTCTCCGGCGAAGCCAGCTTACGCAGCAAACGCGAACTAATTGAAAAATTTATCGCCGAAAACTTACCTAATCTAGAAGACAGCGAAGAAATAGAAGAAGAATTTGAAAAGTACTGGAATACCGAACAAGTAAAAGCCTTTCAAGAACTTGTTAAAGAAGAAAACCTAGCGGAAGACAAAACCGAAAAAATAATAGAAGATTACCTCTTCGCCGAACGCGCCCCCTTACGCGACGAAGTTTTGGATTTGATTCAAGGAGATAAACCAACCATCCTGCAACGCAAAAAAGTAGGGGATAGAATTTTAAATAAGATTATTGACTTCGTGAATACGTTTATAAATGGGACAACTGGTAGTTAA
- a CDS encoding restriction endonuclease subunit S has protein sequence MDKKEFLKNKVEYGDIFFTRSSLVKKGIAHSNINLSNEEDLTYDGHLIRMQPKKDIAFPSFLAYNFITSNTRNKFIKRGKTTTMTTIGQEDIASVEINIPSLLEQQKIASFLSAVDEKLQALKKKKSLLEQYKKGVMQKIFFQEIRFKDDNGKDFPDWEEKLVGEVIEFINGKAHENDIDINGKYIVVNSKFVSTEGRIKKFSNKQILSLFKNDIVLVMSDVPNGKALAKCYLIDNDNTYTLNQRICALREDKCNNAFLIYLINRNDYYLSFDSGVGQTNLRKEDVLNCPLIIPSSLVKQTKIADFLSAIDAKINHCQTQIVKTEQFKKGLLQQMFC, from the coding sequence ATTGATAAAAAGGAATTTCTCAAAAATAAAGTTGAATATGGGGATATTTTTTTTACGAGGTCTTCATTAGTAAAAAAAGGTATTGCTCATTCGAATATAAATTTAAGCAATGAAGAGGATTTAACTTATGATGGGCATCTTATTCGAATGCAACCTAAAAAGGATATAGCTTTTCCTTCATTCTTAGCCTACAATTTTATTACATCAAATACTAGAAATAAATTTATTAAGAGAGGAAAAACAACAACAATGACCACAATTGGTCAAGAAGATATTGCTTCAGTTGAAATTAATATTCCCTCTCTTCTGGAACAACAGAAAATAGCATCATTCCTTTCAGCAGTAGATGAAAAACTACAAGCCTTAAAGAAAAAGAAAAGCCTTTTAGAGCAATACAAAAAAGGTGTAATGCAAAAAATATTCTTTCAGGAAATTCGCTTTAAGGATGATAACGGCAAGGATTTCCCGGATTGGGAGGAGAAACTTGTTGGTGAAGTAATTGAATTTATCAATGGGAAAGCACATGAAAATGATATTGATATTAATGGTAAGTACATTGTTGTAAATTCAAAGTTTGTTTCTACAGAGGGCAGAATCAAAAAGTTTTCTAATAAACAAATTTTAAGTTTATTCAAAAATGATATTGTTTTGGTTATGAGTGACGTGCCTAATGGGAAAGCATTAGCTAAATGTTATTTAATTGATAACGATAATACATATACCTTAAATCAAAGGATCTGTGCGCTACGAGAAGATAAATGCAACAACGCTTTCTTAATTTATTTGATTAATAGGAATGATTATTATTTATCATTTGATTCAGGTGTAGGACAAACCAATTTAAGAAAAGAGGATGTATTAAATTGTCCATTAATTATTCCTTCCTCTCTGGTGAAACAAACCAAAATTGCTGATTTCCTTTCGGCCATTGATGCAAAAATAAATCATTGCCAAACCCAAATAGTAAAAACAGAGCAATTTAAAAAAGGGTTATTGCAGCAAATGTTCTGTTAA
- a CDS encoding transposase, which translates to MAVLSEDKINRWIVPYLSQGKRGSKLQVAPAAIISGILYRLKTGCQWRELPLKEIFTGPTISWQGVYHHFRKWVNDGSFKNVWLGLLKSQRCLLDLSGVQLDGSQTICKQGGECIGYQNRKAANSCNSLFLADNKGQMLACSLPVSGAHHDLYEIEVVFKELCNLLKEAGIETKGLFLNADAGFDSQAFRSICSEMKIEANIATNPRNGQITDEYIYFDEQLFKQRNAIERANAWMDSFKALLIRFETKALHWFVLILIAFSVLFIRKIPNKPKL; encoded by the coding sequence ATGGCAGTATTAAGCGAAGATAAAATAAATCGGTGGATAGTTCCATATTTGAGCCAAGGAAAGAGAGGCAGTAAATTACAAGTAGCACCAGCAGCCATTATTTCAGGTATTTTATATCGGTTGAAAACAGGCTGTCAATGGCGAGAGTTACCCCTAAAAGAAATATTTACTGGCCCAACCATTAGCTGGCAAGGCGTGTATCATCATTTTCGAAAGTGGGTAAATGATGGGAGTTTTAAGAATGTATGGCTTGGCCTACTAAAAAGCCAGCGTTGCTTACTAGATTTATCAGGTGTTCAGTTAGATGGTAGTCAGACTATCTGTAAGCAGGGAGGGGAATGCATTGGTTATCAAAACAGGAAAGCGGCCAATAGTTGCAATAGCCTGTTTTTAGCTGATAACAAAGGGCAGATGCTGGCTTGTAGTTTACCAGTATCAGGAGCCCACCATGACTTGTATGAGATTGAAGTAGTATTTAAAGAATTATGTAATTTATTGAAAGAAGCAGGTATTGAAACTAAAGGTTTATTCTTAAATGCCGATGCCGGATTTGATTCCCAAGCTTTTAGAAGTATATGTTCAGAAATGAAAATAGAAGCTAATATTGCCACTAATCCCAGGAATGGCCAAATCACGGATGAATATATTTATTTTGATGAACAACTCTTTAAGCAGAGAAATGCCATTGAAAGAGCTAACGCCTGGATGGACAGCTTCAAAGCTTTGCTCATTCGATTCGAAACCAAAGCACTACACTGGTTCGTGCTTATTTTAATTGCTTTCTCCGTCTTATTTATTCGTAAAATCCCTAATAAACCAAAACTCTAA